In Alphaproteobacteria bacterium, a genomic segment contains:
- a CDS encoding ABC transporter substrate-binding protein produces the protein MMLLGGIGIATIAAAGGAHAGGEIRVGFSQDAQTLDPANHRNRETETIIRNMCDGLLTRDAAMKVVPEIAESYRQIDEKTWEFKIREGVKSHSGAPFTASDVKFNLDRLTKPNAMGGQTSPRQSLLGPLSDTEIVDARTLRLKLSAPWAILPAMLPFQEMVSEAHAKKVGDAALATSVDCPGPYKLVEWRRGDSIIMARDPNYYGGSSAIPPVGPAKPDRVIFKIIPENASRVAALLAGEVDIINELPASSIRQVEASDRAKVMAVNGTRTFFVALNMARKPFDDPRVRKALNHAVDRKLIIDRILEGKATALNGVMSPDAFAFNSALPEYKYDPEQAKKLLAEAGYPNGIEFTIDTTGAFKSTAEAIAALMGRSNIRAKVQVWEGAVISPMWATADKRAERDAYLTSWGNGALDPSDIMVPTLRTKGRGNYAGFSNARVDTLLDAAETEADPAKRADMYKEAQVIVNAQAPWIFLWLPQDLYGVSKRLKGWSPSADSRINLHDASVD, from the coding sequence ATGATGCTCCTCGGCGGCATTGGTATCGCAACGATCGCGGCCGCTGGCGGAGCCCATGCCGGCGGAGAAATTCGCGTCGGTTTCAGCCAGGACGCGCAGACGCTGGATCCGGCCAATCATCGCAACAGGGAAACGGAGACCATCATTCGCAATATGTGCGACGGTCTGCTGACCCGCGACGCGGCGATGAAGGTCGTTCCAGAAATTGCCGAGTCCTACCGGCAGATCGACGAAAAGACTTGGGAGTTCAAAATCCGCGAGGGTGTGAAATCCCACTCCGGCGCGCCCTTCACGGCATCGGACGTGAAGTTCAACCTGGATCGGCTCACCAAGCCGAACGCCATGGGCGGCCAGACCAGCCCGCGCCAAAGCCTGCTTGGGCCATTGTCGGATACCGAAATCGTCGATGCGCGGACCCTGCGCCTGAAGCTGTCGGCGCCGTGGGCGATCCTGCCGGCCATGCTGCCGTTCCAGGAGATGGTCTCCGAGGCACACGCGAAGAAGGTCGGCGATGCCGCGCTGGCGACGAGCGTCGACTGCCCCGGCCCGTACAAGCTGGTGGAATGGCGCCGCGGTGATTCCATCATCATGGCGCGCGATCCGAACTACTATGGCGGTTCGTCGGCGATTCCGCCCGTCGGCCCCGCGAAGCCGGATCGCGTCATCTTCAAAATCATCCCGGAGAACGCGTCGCGCGTCGCGGCGCTGCTGGCCGGCGAAGTCGACATCATCAACGAGTTGCCGGCTTCGTCGATCCGGCAGGTCGAGGCGAGCGACCGTGCAAAAGTCATGGCCGTGAACGGCACCCGCACGTTCTTTGTGGCGCTGAACATGGCGCGCAAGCCGTTCGACGACCCGCGCGTTCGCAAGGCGCTCAATCACGCGGTCGACCGCAAGCTCATCATCGACCGGATTCTCGAGGGCAAGGCGACCGCGCTCAACGGCGTCATGAGCCCCGACGCGTTCGCTTTCAACAGCGCGTTGCCCGAGTACAAATACGATCCCGAACAGGCGAAGAAGCTGCTTGCCGAAGCGGGCTATCCGAACGGCATCGAGTTCACCATCGACACGACCGGCGCGTTCAAATCGACGGCCGAAGCGATCGCAGCACTTATGGGCCGCTCGAATATCAGGGCCAAAGTTCAGGTGTGGGAAGGCGCCGTAATCTCGCCGATGTGGGCTACCGCCGACAAACGCGCGGAGCGTGACGCCTATCTGACCTCGTGGGGCAACGGGGCGCTCGACCCCTCGGACATCATGGTCCCGACGCTGCGCACCAAAGGGCGCGGAAACTATGCCGGCTTCTCGAACGCGAGGGTGGATACGTTGCTCGACGCGGCCGAAACGGAAGCCGACCCCGCCAAGCGGGCGGATATGTACAAGGAGGCGCAAGTGATCGTGAACGCGCAGGCGCCGTGGATTTTCCTGTGGCTGCCGCAGGATCTCTACGGCGTTTCGAAGCGCCTGAAGGGCTGGTCGCCTTCGGCCGATTCGCGCATCAACCTGCATGACGCGAGCGTCGACTAA